In the Phyllopteryx taeniolatus isolate TA_2022b chromosome 1, UOR_Ptae_1.2, whole genome shotgun sequence genome, CCATCATAGCTTCAATTTTTCACAATCAGCCACGATGGATGTTCTTCATTAGGGTGTAttcatttgatgaggtattgtaattggctAGCTAGATAATGATGTCTGAAGTTGGGTACGTCCAATCCctcttcaaatgtgtttttttctgaaggATTTGTAGACTtattctgttttcttttttattcttaGAATAACAAATTATTAAACTGGTTTGTTTGGAACCATTTTAACATGCTTTTACATGGGATCATAGATAATAAACGGTGGATTTGATTCAAAGTTTAGATTTTTACTGTAGCTTTTTGTCGCAGAAGTGAGATGGGGAGACTTTTCAGGTTGTTTCGAGTTGGAACCGATCTTTGTGACTCAGATTGATAAACTCATAATTGGCCTGatagaaataaatttgctttaacCTGACTGTCTTTGATGCACATCCATGATTGCTGTATGAGATCGTCGTCATCTTTCCTCAAGGACCTGGCTCAtgtgtgttttatatttcaACAGCTACAATTGCTCTATTGCAACTTACTGCTCTTTGTTTCGCTGTTTCCACCCTCCGTCCATTCTTTTTCTAGACTGGCAGGTTGCCACACTGGCACTGTTGCTCGGAGGTGGCGCCCTGGTGCTGATGTCATTCCTGGTGGCTTTGGTGGCCGTGTGCATCGGCACCAGGCGGCGATTCTACAGACCTGTCGCTTTTATGCTTTTCGCCACAGGTGGGTAAGCACACGTCACAGCAACACTCCCAGGTCAAAGGTTGCCACGAGTCATTTGCGCAATCTTAAAAACTGTGGTTGAGATGCTTATATTTTAGCTTTAATAAGAGCACAAACTCTCTTCTGCACATCCTACATTCAAATACAGATCTACAGTAGACTCCCTCTCTGGTTTTCTCCCTGCATCTTATTTTCTGTCCTTCACACATTCTTCCTCCCATTTTATAAgcactacatttactcagtTCCTTTATTTCTTCACTACCTACCTGGttccttctttcttctttcctcGCTTTGCACCTTCTCAGCATTTCTTACATTCCTTGCAACCCAATGTGGCCCCCCGAGATGTGATTTTACATGGCATCCCCTCCTTCCAGTGATTTAGATATACTTACAAAAGAATAGcattatttttaacattgtcTTCAATTTAAAAGACAACATGTCacccaatttaaaatataaaatacatttgcagttGAATTATGATCATttaaaatagaaacatttttaaaaaacctaATAGATACATTCTTTTACAGTCATTTTGCATGTATAACATACTGGCacataacatttttttctgatatgCATATTAGAGTAGATACAAGTTTTTCTTTAGAGCGAACTATTGATTAGCAGGTGCAAAGAAGCAGTAATCCGGAGTTTAATATGGCATGTCGGAATGCGAAGGAATATTGGTAATAGTAATAATCATGATGATGTGTACTTTAACACTAAtgtcaattttaaaataattaacacCCATTAGATAATTGGAACTGTAACACAACAAACAACTAGGGTTAAAAATCTGATCAATAAAGAAGTGATAAGGATCAGCATTTTGATTGACTATTAAAAGCAGGAAAACCATTTGCTATCCAGATGTtaacacaacaaataataaaagcgTTGATTCCATGCCACCCGGCTACAGAAACATAAAACTGGTTATTTACTGATTAGCATACCGCAGTGTTGCTAATTACTCAGAAGCAAGTTATCAACTTAATGGTACACTGAGCGAAATGATTGACGCAGCACAACTGATGCTTTATTTCAGTACTTACTTGGTatggtattattttatattatcatTTATATTATTAGTAATTGGGCATCGCGTTACTTTCTTCTTTctattccttctttttcttttgtaatattcCCACTTCTCCctcattgtttattttctgtcCTTCTTTACATCCCTCACTATCAGTCAGAATTGACAGATGGTAATGACAGACTATTAGGTACcgtgcaaatgtttttatgaaaGTGAACATTTCCTGACATTTCTTTTAAGTGGTAGTTTTAGCCACATGATTATTTCCTGCTGAGCGCTTAGTCCCTCTCACTTGACCGGTGTTGTTTTAAAGAACAATGTCTCCTCTCTAGTGGTCCTACAGGCCTGCAGCTTGGTGCTGTACCCCATCAAGTTCATTGAGAGCATCAACCTGAAGATTTACCATGAGTTCAACTGGGGCTATGGCCTGGCCTGGGGCGGGACCATCTTCTCTTTCGGCGGGGGCGTCCTCTACTGCCTCAACCCCAAAAGCTACGGGGAGTACTACTAGCTCCCATTCACCCATCAATGCTGGGAGAGGGTTTCAGGGGAGTTGGAGAAGCGATGGGGGAGGTTGGGTGCATTAGACATGTAACTCATTTCCCAAGAGCTCTTAAAGATTGTTGTACACAAGTTTACACTGTCGCCTCTAATCAGGAAAGATGATTCACATGTAACGTACCGTCCAACATATCCATTCACTCAACTGGACATAATCCATATCtgaaaagaattaaaaaaaataaaaaaactgtaccCACTTTTatatattatcatcatcatcatcgtcacaAATCCAGGGAATACCTCTCAGCCAATCAATCTGTCATCTCTTCTTTTGGCTCACATGTCAGTCACCGTAGCAGCCCCACAGGGTACAAGCACAGAGCTGTTATGATTGATTAGTCGCCGTCTTCAACGTGAGACCGGACTGCGCGCATCATTTTCCTCAAGGTCCGCTAGATTTAAAATTTGTCAGATTGTCGCAAAACTGCGCACACGTTCATGTCAAACCTCTGCGCGAAATAAATCAGCAGGTGATGCTAAAAACGCAATTGTGACATATAGAAAGCTGGTTCTGTTCGATTTATAAGAAACAATGCCAGATTTCAAGAGATTGAAAATTGCTGAAgtacaaaagaaaacactgtgactgactggcaaccagtccagggtgtacctcgcatCTCCCCCAAAGTTGGCTGGGATAAgctgaatagaaaatggatggatacaagaaaACTACAGACCAATGTAAATATTGAACTGAGTTACCTTGGCAATcctactgtatttaataagcaTTCATTTTCAATTGTCCTCATCGTGGTCGtgggtaagctggagcctatcccagctgactttaggccaAAGGACAATTTTGACTCTTCAATGCATACCATTGCAAAAATAGAACATGTCAAAGTGCTTATATTTTAATGACTTTAACATCACACAACACTAGGTATgaattttggttttattttactgtatgcaGGTGCTGGAGATGACAGACGTCTTCCATAAGTCACGGCTCATATCACATTGTCCTTCTCATCACCTTCATCATTTTTGAGAGATGTCACAGCTCAGATTGTAGAGCTCAGTGGGTCATGGACAAAGAGGGTAGAGTATCACCTAACATGAGTTGTCACTCCTGCTACAGCTTGTGAAACCGTTGAGCTATCGAGGAACATCTCTTGTGTGTGCTTTGTGATGATGTAGATCAGCGTTGGATATTTCCAACAGACCGCGGTTCAGATGTACAAGAATGGTTACTCCATTTCATTGTAAAAACAGGACAGTGATATGTTTGTGTGCTAAAGAAGCTCAGCTAATGACTGACTTACAAAACATGTCCATGCTACATCATGTCTTAAAATAAACTTTGTTTGAAGAATGTGGCTGTAAAAGCGCTTTCATACATCAGGTGTGTCTAAAGTCCTGCCCAGGGGCCATTTGCAGCTCactgcttgtttttttattggcccGCCTCATATTTTAATCATTACATTTAAACACGGCCCGCATCAAACGTAAGAAAaacactgttagacattcctgAAAATTatacagttatttaccacatagcATACAGTAAAAGACTTAACAGTGATTATTCAGTAATTAACTATTTCcgctgcatcatgggattttggttgacgtcactCAGagacttactgtattttgtagcaGAAGCTGTTGGGCTCTCAGCATGCATTTCACCATGAAATCTTGAAATGTTGCCGTAAAACATTCATCCTTTATGTTCATGAACAATAAGGATTAACGtaacatgaataatgtgtgctcATGTTACCCGtagttcgttgaatgtgtgtcttatttaactcttgcattacatttattttgtactttgttttcatgaaaccctgattGTGGGTTGTGTGCAACAGAGGGACAGCTTGGTGTGTGATGAATGAGTTTTGCTCACTTCCTGTGTTGACTGTGGGCCTTGGGTGTAGGTTGTAAGAGCAACATGGATTGAGAAAGAACCAAATGAGGaaagtgaaattgaaaaaaaaaaagagagaagaagaagagaggcCAAGAAAGTCAGCCAAAGAGCTATGGTCGGGAGGTGAAGTGGAGACAATGACGAGTGAAGAATAGAATTATAGTTGCAATAGAATGAATCTTAGGGAAGGAATTGAGAAGGAAAAGGATAATTGGGAGTCGGTAAAGAGaaagaaacataaaacagacTCGTTAGGGTTGTAATTGTGAGAGTGCGAGTAGTGATGTCAAGAAAGGGGAAGTACAGGAGTTAGGAATTTTGAATGTATGAGAGCGAAGGAGGGCTTAAGGGCATGGATCCATTAAAGCAAACAAAAGTCCTAAGGGGGCAAGTGGGAGAGctgaaatactgaaatatatTAGGTGATGGGAACTTGTGAACAGGGTGTGGGGAAGAGTTGGTGGAAAAAGTAAATGTGGTGGAAATGTTAGCATGAGTAAAGTAGTCTGAGTGGGAGCACAAAGAGGAAGTGGATCTGAAGGGGTGATTTCTGGCGTACCAATAAGCAACTATGAAACAACTGATAACATAAAagtgtgaaatatttttgggggaaatgcaATACGAATGAATAGGGCAGTACACAAAGTGGAGACAGAAACGGTCGTTACAGAATTTGAGGAACAGGAACTTCCAGAGGTGGTATACATTGGATGTATCAAATACAAAGTGAGGGAatttattccaaaatatttgaGATGTTTTAAATGTCAGGGATTTGGTCATGTGGCTAACAAGTGCAATGAGAAGATGAGATGTGCTTGGTGTGGAGGAGAGCACAAATATGGCAAGTGTGGAGAGGGGGTGAGAGTCCAGTGTTGTAATTGGGGAGGGGATCATAGTGCAGCATATTGGGGatgtgagaaaatgaaaaaaagtggtagAGATAGAGCAAATAAGGGGGAAAGGAAAAATATCTGATGCTGAAGCGGTAAAGATGATAGGAAGAGAGGAGGGCAACAAGGGGGCAGGGTGCAATAAGTGGGAAGTGTCAGAAAAAGCAAAGTTGATGCGGCGGTCGGTGTgagtagaaaagaaaaagttagTGACTTTTGTGGCAGGAGTAATCAATGCAACAGCTGATATAAAATCTAAAACAGAAAGAATTCATGTGATATTTATAGCAGCATACATCACCTATGGATGGAAGGTTTCAAATGGAAGGAGGTAAGGGACAAACTTCAGGGACAGATGAGTAGTCAAGCAGTAAGCTGGATGGGGGATAATAATTGATAGGAAGTGACAGAGAAGCGTATGAGTTAGGAAAAGAATATGAGGACAATTATTATTAGGATATATAGTATGgttatgtttatttgtatttattactaATTTATTTGGGATAATAGGTTAGTAGGCATGCCTGAGATACATTTTATAACAGTAGGTGGCGCTAATGCACCTTAAATTTTGTTGTCAACCACCATAAaataacaagaagaagaagaacaacgAAGCTAAGCTAACCGTTACATGGTGACTTATCGAATGTATTAAGTACAAGTGTGAACTCAATTTGGCCTACTTCTTCTGCAAGTCAAAGGAGCTCCCATTTTCAAACATTGATGAACAAAATATATAGCAACTCTGTTGATAGTGTGTAACGTCAAACGTCCAATGTTTAGCTAATTGTAGAGGTCGGCGACAATTAGTGCCTTCACAACGTCTCCCGATTCAGGTAAGCTAATCAACTTTTATTGTGCAAGTAATTAATCGCAGCTGGTGTATGAGTGCAATGTATCAAGTGGTGAATATCTCCAGAATCCAATTCATACGACTCACCTCACACTTTTTgactgctttattattattattattttttttaacagtaacttGTCAGTAAGTGACTAAGTAACgtcactcagtgacggtgcaaatggttgtccgtgtcaggagaagcggcactgagaatggatggatggagctctctctctctctctctctctctctctctctctctctctctctctttttttctttctttcgacTGCAACGCTAATGTAACTGTACCATTTATCACCCTTGAAGTCTACTTCAAGCTGCGCAATGCTTCCCACTGCTGGATTTATTAAGCAAGTGCGTTCGCCCATtatttcccacaatgcaatgcaacaCTATCACGCTGTTATTGTCCCTGTCgtttgtacttttttccccactatgAAAGgggcttctttttttaatctaccTAAATACATGCATAGagaataatgtaaaaaatgcaGTGTGTGGTTTACTGTATACTGCTTGgatcagatagatagatagatagatagatagatagatagatcagtAAAAGTATTCCAAATGTTATTCTGCATGTGCAGATAGTGCAATAATGCTAATAATGAATTTTCATGCACGACAGCAGTTCAACCTTTGAAAGTGGAGATGTAGTTCTGCAGATAATGATGTTCCATATAAATCCAGACCTTGTCCTTTCTCTAGCCACAATTTGGGCCCTATAAATGTGTGACTCACTGGATCTTAAAATAAACATGACCTCATTCGGCATGTACAGTGTACTTGTTGCGCTCGGACTCGTGTTTCTGTTTAAGTATCGCCTTCCTGGCAGTCGGTGTCCCATCACTGACTGTCAGTACATACTGCGTCAGTACTATTAGTACGTACTACATAAGGCCAAACGTACTACGTCAGTACTGTGCATTTCATTTTCAGTAATTCTTTTATATTTACGGCCTACAAGCGTTTTACAAATATTAACTGTAATTATGGCTTTTATGGTGCGCTAGCACAgattagtgatagactatggcatgattgattgattgatttgaacgtgtatttgaacatgaaaacaatacagaaaaaacACAAGCAACAACAGTCAATAAAACACTTGTAGTTTTCCATGTTCAAAAGCGAGTGGGAAGAAGGCTAAACTTAGGAAACCTCAATCCTTCTccatattcacatatatattcTGCTTTTCTACCACTGAGAGCAAATTACTGTCGGGTCTTGCCCAAAGGCACTTCAACAGCAGACAGTTGGAGCTGGGAATTAAACCAgggacccttcggtcactggacaacccgcaactgagccacagctgcaCTAGTAAGCAATAATGAACAACAACAcactattaatataaaataactatTGTAAATGCTGAAAATCTAAATGTGAACTGAAATGTTGTGGATTTAATTGTGTAATGATACTGAATGTTATGGAAAGATATGTAATTGTATGgaatgatatactgtagattATTTTTGAgctgtcctgaatgagctgaataattttattaactaccaaaaaaaaatcaaaataagaataataatttaaaaaattgttcaataaagacaatttaaaaaaagttggaatggtttgaatctgtCAGAAAATGTTGATGGGGCGAGGACTGTGAAATACATCTTAATTtggaatttgattttaaaaatgtatggaatTTAATTGATAATTGTTGTTAAATATGATAATCAGTGGCAGTAATTTGCATGTGCGGCGTTGCAGTTGCACATGCCTTCATGGTTGGGGGGCGGGGTGGCACATCCATGCCACACTTGCTATTTGAAATGGCATTACAGTAGTGTAATGGCATGCCTCTGTAACAGTGTTTCTTCTAGGGTGAGAATTTACTTGCGGTGGTTGGTAGGGCGGTGCAGGGTGGCGCCATGGTATTTGATAAGCGCATTCAAAATAATCTAGTCAAAAAAAGGTTTAGGAACTATGCTTATTTATTGCACATATGCAGCAATATCATTGCCAGTTAGCTAAAATTGACAATTTATGTCTGAGCAATggattttctttgctttgaaaaaaaaaaaaaaaaaaacatctcaaaggCCTTTCTGTATAGAAAGGATTCTGGGGCAGGTCCATTTATATTTATCCTCCTGCATGCAGCAAGGTGCTCTCCTTGAAGTCTGTTTCTCAGGAAAGTTTTGAtctaaatgagaaaaaaaacaacttgcatAACCATTTTGGAAGATAGTGTAagaagtgaattttttttcacattgtgctCTTTTGCATTATGGtttaaattaggctttacacgatcaggatttttggggccgattaaAGATCGTGGAGTTGAAAtaaaccgataaccgatcaccaatccgatcactatagctagatagctagatagataaaCTAAATTATTAGTACAATTCATGGCTGTTACTGTGTACTAACCTTGAATAACTCTATCGAGGGCTCTGCACAGGGCTACAGGGCGCTTAGTTAGCACCGACCCTGAAGAGAACACTTGACCTTTGCCGCCTGGAAGTAGGTATGACGTCACGTTTAAAAGGTCGACTGTAGCTGCAATGTTTGGACACccccccaaacaacaacaatgtttgGAATCCCGGaaaggatcttttttttttttgtgtgtggcgcGTCTCATGCGTTTGATGTCTGTCGACGAGAATGGCCAGACAGCTTCCTATTTTGAGAAGGGAATGCTCCGGCGACGTCCCCACGCCACCCCCGGCCCGCACACCTGCTTGGATCCGTCACGCTGGGCCAGATGTCAACTACTCAAGCGTCAACCTCCCCATCTTGGCTGGAGTTTGGCTCCTGCGCCCAGTCTGTGGCTGCCGCTTCTGGAGTCTTTGGTCCATCCAGCTCTCACTCGGATTATCTTCTCATTTGACCCAAACGGTGTAGTTTAGACCCGGTTACCCTGTGGACCCATGGCGGAGGCTGTGCGACCCGAGGACTATTGCGACGAGGTGCTGGACGACGAGTTCGGAGAGATCATCAAGAGTCGATCTGGTAGGACAAGATAACTGTGTGCGGGTATGACGACAAGCACTATTTCAAGTATAGTATGTTTTAGatactgtacttttaaaaaCTAGTTCACATACTATTTTATAAAGGAATCCAAAACTCTTTTTAAGACTTTGACTTGGACTTGTGGACAAACAGCAATCCACAAAAGAgatcagaggtggcaaaagtactcacactaaACGTActgaagtactgattcaactcctgtacttaagtagtaaaactaaaataaagcacagactctgaaatgtactgaaATACATACGTGAAAATGCCTTTTTACTGTCAGTTGTATCTGCTTTGATAATTGGCACagctcaaagaaaaaaactgctaaaTTATTATGCTGCCAAAACATGTTTCGATGAGAGAATTTTTGGAGTAGGTTTTTTGGAAAAGCAGAAGACACAACACGtttgccacaaatcattcttgtagtcgacaaaatcaaataattatcTTAAGTAAGGCTATTGATGAGGAATttcttgcttctccaaatctgtttttttccccccttacaaGGCCGCAAGATCTTCATCAATCATGATCTTAAAAGCAGTGTACTATGCCTCTCTCTATTTATGttccaaaattgaaaaaagaaacacgTTGAAAGTACaggtatctgttttcaaatgtagggagtaaaagtaaaaagtagtccgaAAGATACGTACTCCGGTAAAgtgcagatacctgaaaaaaatctacttaagtacgaCACTTCTCTCCACTGAAAGAGATTAATTTCAGTAGTTCTGTTTTGCAAGTCACGCTTGCGTAGTTGTATCCTAACAATTCACACAATTCACTTTGCtcgtctgtttttgttttgtcaaaacGATCTGGCCTTGATGGTGTCACTGTGACTCCAATAGTTGTTTTCAGCATTCCAACCAGGTATAGTTCTAGTCCAGTCTCATTTGATTTAGTTAAATTTTAATTGGAATTTAATCTGAATCGAAAGCGTGTGGTCCTTCCTACTCTTACCTTTGTGAGATTTGGCTCAAAAGCTTGAATTGTGCTTTAAGTGTCGTTGTGATGAGGATTAATTTCAACCCAAAGTGTACCAAAATTGCTGTTGTAATATACAATGCATATTGTAATTTCTGCACCTTGCTTTGTTCGATGTACAGGTTGTTGTGAAGCAcgccttttaaaaacaaaaaacagaactgATTTTGGTCATAATGTTTGAAAACTGCGGGATACGACAAGCAGTGTACTGATGCAAAAGGTTTCTTTAGTCGAGACAGCATGACATGCTAGGTTTACATTCACGTCTCCAAGTGtttacactgaaataacatCCAGGTCCAACTGAACAACCACATGAGTTGTGTCTTCAGAGGGCACGAGCCATGCACCTGTCAAAAAGTGACTGTAGTCTACACATATTACATTGCTCCCTGACATACTGGATGTGTCGctttttgtgttgtattttcaGATACTATTATTGGTCTTTTTCACTTTGTATCCTTCAAATTATTTACTCACTTTCAAACAAGTGATGTGGACATATTTGCAGCATTTATCTAATATAGTGattgtcccaaaagtcacaatACCATCCACTTCCTTTTTCTATTTCGTTTCAGGTATCCTCTGGACAGACCTGAGGCtgtcagcatttgacagcttggGCTTTACAGTTTTTGGAATCATACCATTCCCTTGCACCCGACTTGCtaattgacattggagcagtGTGGCAAAATTGCCGCACGGCAAGAGGTTTTTCTGTCTCCG is a window encoding:
- the LOC133483691 gene encoding transmembrane protein 47-like isoform X7, with the translated sequence MSSAVTEAEESARSPPLTPLKLVGLVCVFLALCLDVAAVMSPAWVTADDHYYLSLWESCWKPTSSDKWQCHTTLSSDWQVATLALLLGGGALVLMSFLVALVAVCIGTRRRFYRPVAFMLFATVVLQACSLVLYPIKFIESINLKIYHEFNWGYGLAWGGTIFSFGGGVLYCLNPKSYGEYY